One bacterium DNA window includes the following coding sequences:
- a CDS encoding A/G-specific adenine glycosylase: MIPKRKFNAVLFRWYKKYGRHDLPWRHTKNPYHILVSEMMLQQTQVSRALLKYREFLRRFPTVAALANAPLGDVLRTWSGLGYNRRARYLHDCAKAIVARASVWPKTFSELLELPGVGPSTAAAISSFAFGADEPMIDTNIRRIIARVFFRPLVIASEARQSYKLPSDKTIYALAKTLIPREKGREWNWAMMDVGALLCKARMHNARCPFQILHGPVADFVYKKPQTKFAGSDRYYRGRILAQLVATPKGLPTATLRRMLALPQKKLTALIALLMRESLLKKSGRRFLLP, translated from the coding sequence ATGATTCCAAAAAGGAAGTTTAATGCCGTTCTCTTTCGCTGGTACAAAAAATATGGCCGGCATGATTTGCCGTGGCGACACACGAAAAATCCCTATCATATTTTAGTTTCAGAGATGATGCTCCAGCAAACGCAGGTGAGCCGCGCGCTCCTTAAATATCGTGAGTTTTTGCGCCGATTCCCGACCGTCGCCGCGCTTGCGAATGCGCCGCTGGGCGACGTGCTTCGCACATGGTCGGGGCTTGGATATAACCGCCGCGCGCGCTATCTTCATGATTGCGCGAAAGCCATTGTCGCGCGCGCCAGTGTCTGGCCAAAAACCTTTAGCGAACTGCTTGAGCTTCCGGGGGTGGGTCCATCCACCGCCGCGGCAATTTCATCATTTGCTTTCGGCGCCGATGAACCGATGATTGATACAAACATTCGCCGGATTATTGCCAGAGTGTTTTTTCGCCCCCTTGTCATTGCGAGCGAAGCGCGGCAATCTTACAAACTCCCTAGCGATAAAACAATCTACGCGCTCGCCAAAACCCTCATCCCACGCGAAAAAGGGCGTGAATGGAACTGGGCGATGATGGATGTGGGCGCCTTGCTCTGCAAAGCGCGCATGCACAATGCGCGGTGCCCATTCCAAATACTGCACGGGCCAGTAGCAGATTTCGTCTACAAAAAACCGCAGACAAAATTCGCGGGGTCAGATCGTTACTACCGTGGACGCATTTTGGCGCAACTCGTCGCGACGCCTAAAGGGCTGCCAACCGCGACACTTCGGCGCATGCTCGCATTGCCGCAAAAAAAGCTTACTGCGCTCATCGCACTATTGATGCGCGAATCGCTCCTAAAAAAATCCGGCAGGCGATTTTTACTTCCATAG
- a CDS encoding cation-transporting P-type ATPase encodes MPQQRQQLTRAILNQPFWTLTPEETLTALTTSSEGLSTDEAAKRRAMFGENVLNEHARTPRLHVLLNQFRSPLILILIVAGVITAFLGERIETAAIFTAVVINAALGFYQENKAENALELLTAYVRTFTRVRRDGREVEIDASWLVPGDIIRIRQGDRIPADARLVFTNNLEVDESPLTGESLPIAKDPKPLHASASLPERTSMVFAGTLSVQGFADAIVVATDADTEFGKIARLVGGMEREETPLQLAIKTLARWISAAAVVLAVGLFALGISAGYGAAEMFVMTVAVAVSAVPEGLPIALTVVLAIGVQRLAAKKGVVRKLLAAETLGSTTLILTDKTGTLTQANMELVRVLPQDGAAASEHRLLRLALANTDVIVENPGDTPEEWKMFGRPLEVALTRGAAKRGVMPTHHKEAMRDRLPFTSERKFSAVLLAPAEGPSQLVFLGAPDILLRHTTLPEHERIALAEHINTLALNGERVLGVATRILEAEGDKRLSPSSFSATMLAHLTFEGLIAFRDPLRPTVKDAIRRVANAGVRTVIVTGDHRGTAEAVARELGLIEGSNAVLDGEDLQHLTPSELASRAKQISVYARVTPEQKMMLVQMYRRQGEVVAVTGDGINDAPALKEADIGVAVGSGTDVAKSAADLIILDDNFETIVAAIEEGRRIVENIRKIIVYFFSGILDELILVGGSFLAGFALPINALQILFINFISDSLPAVAFAFEHRADGTSAKPKNIRRHMFDKKIRFLILTTGVLTSLALFLLYAILLRLDVAEDVVRTFIFASFSTYTLFLAFALRSLEKSIFSYNPFSNHYLNIGVGVGIALTLAMLYIPAANGIFHTVPLPLPWLLGVFVVGLLNITAAELGKWLFRREG; translated from the coding sequence ATGCCTCAACAACGCCAACAACTTACGCGCGCGATACTCAACCAGCCGTTTTGGACATTGACACCCGAGGAAACACTTACGGCGCTCACTACTTCCTCCGAGGGCCTCTCGACCGATGAAGCCGCAAAACGTCGCGCGATGTTCGGCGAGAATGTTTTAAACGAACACGCGCGGACTCCTCGCTTACATGTCCTACTCAACCAATTCCGGAGCCCGCTCATCCTCATCCTCATCGTCGCGGGCGTCATCACGGCGTTCCTCGGCGAGCGCATTGAAACGGCCGCGATTTTCACCGCTGTCGTCATCAATGCCGCGCTCGGTTTTTATCAGGAGAACAAGGCGGAAAACGCGCTGGAGCTTTTGACCGCCTACGTGCGCACGTTCACGCGGGTTCGCCGCGACGGCCGTGAAGTTGAAATTGACGCGTCGTGGCTTGTTCCGGGCGACATCATCCGCATCCGCCAAGGGGACCGCATTCCGGCCGACGCACGTCTCGTGTTCACCAACAATCTGGAAGTGGACGAGTCGCCGCTTACCGGAGAATCGCTTCCAATCGCGAAAGACCCGAAGCCGCTCCACGCAAGCGCGTCACTTCCGGAGCGTACCTCAATGGTGTTTGCCGGCACACTTTCCGTGCAGGGATTCGCGGACGCGATCGTCGTGGCAACCGACGCGGACACGGAGTTCGGAAAAATCGCCCGGCTTGTCGGCGGCATGGAACGCGAAGAGACGCCGCTACAACTCGCCATTAAAACATTGGCGCGCTGGATCAGCGCGGCCGCGGTTGTACTCGCTGTTGGACTTTTCGCCTTAGGTATTTCCGCCGGATACGGCGCGGCTGAGATGTTTGTCATGACTGTCGCCGTCGCCGTTTCCGCGGTGCCGGAAGGATTGCCAATCGCCTTGACCGTCGTCCTCGCCATCGGCGTACAACGGCTTGCCGCAAAAAAAGGCGTGGTGCGGAAACTGCTCGCCGCGGAAACGCTCGGTTCCACAACGCTCATCTTAACCGACAAAACCGGCACGCTCACGCAAGCAAATATGGAACTTGTGCGCGTACTGCCGCAAGACGGTGCTGCCGCCTCTGAACACCGGCTGTTGCGCCTCGCGCTCGCTAACACCGATGTTATTGTAGAAAATCCCGGAGACACGCCGGAGGAGTGGAAGATGTTTGGCCGTCCGCTTGAAGTCGCGCTCACGCGCGGCGCGGCAAAACGCGGCGTTATGCCGACCCATCACAAAGAGGCAATGCGCGACCGCCTGCCGTTCACTTCGGAACGGAAATTCTCCGCGGTGTTGCTCGCGCCTGCCGAAGGCCCTTCCCAACTTGTGTTTCTCGGTGCTCCGGACATATTGCTCCGCCACACCACACTTCCGGAGCATGAGCGCATCGCTCTCGCCGAACACATCAACACGCTCGCGTTGAACGGCGAACGCGTGCTTGGTGTCGCGACGCGGATCCTTGAAGCGGAAGGCGACAAGCGGCTTTCTCCGTCATCATTTTCGGCGACCATGCTCGCGCATCTTACCTTTGAAGGACTCATCGCGTTCCGCGACCCGTTGCGACCCACGGTGAAAGATGCCATCCGCCGCGTCGCTAACGCGGGAGTAAGGACCGTCATCGTCACCGGCGACCACCGCGGCACCGCGGAAGCGGTCGCGCGAGAGCTCGGGCTTATTGAGGGAAGTAACGCAGTGCTTGACGGCGAGGACCTGCAACACCTTACGCCCAGTGAACTCGCCTCGCGCGCGAAGCAAATTTCCGTCTATGCCCGTGTTACTCCGGAACAGAAAATGATGTTGGTGCAGATGTACCGCCGCCAAGGCGAAGTGGTGGCTGTGACCGGCGACGGCATCAACGACGCGCCGGCGCTCAAGGAAGCGGACATCGGCGTCGCCGTCGGCTCCGGAACCGATGTCGCGAAAAGCGCCGCGGATCTCATTATTCTGGACGACAACTTTGAAACCATTGTTGCCGCCATTGAAGAGGGGCGGCGCATTGTGGAGAACATCCGGAAAATCATCGTATACTTTTTCTCCGGCATTCTTGACGAGCTCATTCTTGTCGGCGGTTCATTTCTCGCCGGCTTCGCGCTCCCTATTAATGCCCTGCAAATTCTTTTCATCAACTTTATCTCCGACAGCTTGCCCGCGGTCGCCTTCGCTTTTGAGCATCGTGCCGATGGCACCTCTGCGAAACCTAAGAACATCCGCCGGCATATGTTTGATAAGAAAATACGCTTTCTCATTCTCACGACCGGCGTCCTTACTTCGCTCGCGCTATTCCTCCTTTACGCAATTCTTCTTCGCCTTGATGTTGCCGAGGATGTTGTACGGACATTTATTTTTGCCTCATTTTCCACATATACCTTATTCCTCGCCTTCGCGCTGCGCAGTCTGGAAAAAAGCATCTTCAGCTACAACCCTTTCTCCAACCATTATCTGAACATCGGCGTCGGCGTCGGCATCGCGCTGACACTCGCGATGCTCTATATCCCCGCGGCAAATGGCATCTTCCACACCGTCCCGTTGCCGCTGCCGTGGCTACTTGGTGTTTTCGTTGTAGGGTTACTGAATATCACGGCGGCTGAGCTTGGAAAGTGGCTCTTCCGGCGCGAGGGGTAA
- a CDS encoding DMT family transporter, protein MSWFYLALIPPALYAAVNHLDKYLVSRYFANAGAGSLLIFSSLIGAVLFPLVYLFHPEVLAVPPLAALIMIGNGILYIVALLPYLAAIQREETSVATPLFQTIPVFGYVLGYVFLGETLTTPQLFGSLLIIFGALIISLNLTPGQYGVKRTVLGLMILSSFLIAVMGVVFKFVALQESFWAATFWSYVGLALTALFTLIAIPSARREFIASIRANGARFVAQNAAGEIMNICAVLISTYATLLAPIALVWAVSGFQPVFTLAFGVLLTLFIPRWGKERIGSRDLTQKALAIALMILGTYFIQR, encoded by the coding sequence ATGTCCTGGTTCTACCTCGCCCTTATCCCTCCCGCGCTCTACGCGGCGGTAAATCATTTAGACAAGTACCTCGTCAGCCGCTATTTCGCGAATGCCGGCGCGGGTTCGCTGCTTATTTTTTCATCACTCATCGGCGCGGTGCTTTTTCCGTTAGTGTATCTGTTTCATCCTGAAGTACTCGCCGTCCCGCCGCTCGCGGCGCTTATCATGATTGGAAACGGCATTCTGTATATTGTCGCCTTGCTCCCCTACCTTGCGGCGATACAGCGCGAAGAAACCTCGGTTGCGACACCGCTATTCCAGACCATTCCCGTATTCGGCTATGTCCTCGGTTACGTTTTTCTCGGCGAAACACTCACGACTCCGCAGCTTTTCGGTTCTCTGCTCATCATCTTCGGCGCGCTGATTATTTCGCTGAACCTCACGCCGGGACAGTACGGTGTGAAACGCACCGTGCTTGGCCTCATGATCCTTTCGTCGTTCCTCATCGCCGTTATGGGCGTTGTGTTTAAGTTCGTCGCCTTGCAAGAAAGTTTTTGGGCCGCGACGTTCTGGAGCTATGTCGGCCTCGCGCTCACCGCGCTGTTTACACTCATCGCAATTCCTTCCGCGCGAAGGGAATTTATCGCCTCCATCCGCGCCAATGGCGCGCGCTTTGTCGCGCAAAATGCCGCCGGAGAAATAATGAATATATGCGCCGTGCTTATCTCAACCTATGCGACACTGCTCGCGCCTATCGCGCTCGTCTGGGCGGTCAGCGGCTTTCAGCCGGTGTTCACTCTCGCCTTTGGCGTTCTTTTAACGCTCTTTATTCCTCGCTGGGGAAAAGAACGCATCGGATCCCGCGACCTCACGCAGAAAGCGCTTGCGATTGCCCTTATGATTCTCGGCACTTATTTCATTCAGCGCTAG
- a CDS encoding NUDIX hydrolase yields the protein MKKLPRPKSQRPVPDNAKCVFRGALFDVYQWKQKLFDGTFATFEKVKRREDTVTIIPITTDGKIISTREEQPGSEVFVSVPAGRMYATEDPRDAAKRELLEETGYAPKKLVLWDSLQPSRHIDWAHYIFIAHGCEKIRPQHLDAGEKIETRNISFAQFLRLAARDDFRAKDVALKVFRTLTSPKGEQKLRRMFGI from the coding sequence ATGAAAAAACTCCCGAGACCAAAATCGCAACGTCCGGTGCCAGACAACGCCAAATGCGTTTTTCGCGGCGCGTTGTTTGACGTCTACCAATGGAAGCAAAAACTTTTTGACGGAACGTTCGCGACGTTTGAAAAAGTGAAACGCCGCGAAGACACGGTGACGATTATTCCCATTACCACCGACGGGAAAATTATCTCAACGCGCGAGGAACAGCCCGGGTCCGAAGTTTTTGTGAGCGTTCCGGCAGGGCGAATGTATGCGACCGAGGACCCGCGCGATGCCGCAAAACGCGAACTGCTTGAAGAAACCGGCTACGCGCCAAAAAAACTCGTGCTTTGGGATTCGCTCCAACCATCACGGCACATTGACTGGGCGCACTACATCTTCATCGCGCATGGCTGCGAGAAAATCCGCCCACAACATTTGGACGCCGGCGAGAAAATAGAAACGCGCAATATTTCATTCGCGCAATTCCTCCGCCTTGCCGCGCGCGACGACTTCCGTGCGAAAGATGTGGCGTTGAAAGTTTTCCGGACGCTCACATCGCCGAAAGGGGAGCAGAAGCTCCGGAGGATGTTCGGCATCTAG
- a CDS encoding DUF1653 domain-containing protein: protein MNCDEETLSADALSLKPGIYEHFKGNRYEVLGVARHSETLEELVVYRALYGDHALWTRPLAMFLENVERDGKTVPRFRYAGEK, encoded by the coding sequence ATGAACTGCGACGAAGAAACTTTATCCGCCGACGCGCTGTCGCTTAAGCCCGGCATCTATGAACATTTCAAAGGCAATCGCTATGAAGTGTTGGGTGTTGCGCGGCACAGCGAAACGCTTGAGGAGCTTGTGGTGTACCGCGCGCTTTATGGCGATCATGCCTTATGGACTCGTCCGCTCGCTATGTTTTTAGAAAACGTTGAACGTGATGGAAAAACTGTGCCAAGATTCAGATATGCGGGAGAGAAGTAG
- a CDS encoding four helix bundle protein has protein sequence MATIQQFEDLLCWQRARALTKGVYAALRQCNDRGFTDQIQRAAVSVMSNVAEGFERGTKAELLNYLFIAKGSAGEVRAQLYAGLDVGYLNIETFKHLNGLAVECSCLLQSFAEKVRGGARAGSQFKPAPQKDSYQEFLKTNYPHLHAQINEKT, from the coding sequence ATGGCTACCATCCAACAATTTGAGGACCTACTCTGCTGGCAACGCGCGCGAGCGCTCACAAAAGGAGTTTATGCTGCTTTGAGGCAATGCAACGACCGCGGCTTTACGGACCAAATCCAGCGCGCGGCGGTATCGGTGATGAGTAATGTAGCGGAGGGGTTTGAGCGGGGGACAAAAGCAGAACTACTCAACTATCTTTTTATCGCCAAGGGCTCGGCAGGGGAAGTGCGCGCGCAACTCTACGCAGGGTTAGATGTCGGGTATTTAAATATTGAAACTTTTAAACATTTAAACGGTTTAGCCGTTGAATGTTCGTGCCTGCTCCAGAGTTTTGCCGAAAAAGTCCGGGGTGGCGCACGGGCCGGTTCGCAATTTAAGCCCGCACCACAGAAAGATTCCTATCAAGAATTTCTCAAAACAAACTACCCGCATCTGCATGCGCAAATCAATGAAAAAACATAG
- a CDS encoding NUDIX hydrolase codes for MDSELIAIALIKNDRGEVLIQKRRDDEFPLEDGLWELPGGHVDEGESLEDAVRRECKEEVGLDVAVLEELPWVSEVTNVNKNGKKIHFVVHCFLCVIKSGEAKPSNAEVAEVRWVNDSGLSAFQIYGSNKKFLRLGGFQC; via the coding sequence ATGGACAGTGAACTCATCGCAATTGCGTTAATAAAGAATGACCGTGGGGAAGTACTCATCCAGAAAAGAAGGGATGACGAGTTCCCTTTGGAGGATGGCCTGTGGGAGCTGCCCGGCGGCCACGTGGACGAAGGAGAAAGTTTGGAGGATGCCGTGCGGCGTGAATGCAAAGAAGAAGTCGGTTTAGACGTCGCCGTGCTGGAAGAACTCCCGTGGGTGTCCGAGGTGACGAATGTCAATAAAAACGGCAAAAAAATCCATTTTGTCGTGCATTGTTTTCTGTGCGTCATAAAAAGCGGGGAGGCGAAGCCGTCCAATGCAGAGGTTGCGGAAGTCCGATGGGTGAACGACTCCGGACTCAGCGCATTTCAAATTTATGGAAGCAATAAAAAGTTTTTGCGCCTCGGCGGGTTTCAATGCTAA
- the secA gene encoding preprotein translocase subunit SecA: MNFFGLFSPIKKLKKTVAEINALEAEIAPLGDEFLLNESKKLRERARKGEPIEALLPRAFALVRETAKRALKQRHYDAQLMGGIALAQGKIVEMRTGEGKTLAATAPAYLHALKGEGVHVVTVNEYLAKRDAVWMGQIYRALGMSVACLIHEGAVIYDPTYLHAKSEIRNPKSETNSNDQKHEHAESALLDKERDVTGAYLVQEAYLRPISRREAYAADITYGTNHEFGFDYLRDNLENNLLRQVQRGWHYAIIDEVDSILIDEARTPLIISAPDSESSELYKTFARVVARLEKGVDYLVDEKMHSADITDAGIDKVEQVMNIKNIYAPENLRLTHYLQESLKAYGLYLRDRDYVSKDGEIIIVDQFTGRLMQGRRFSGGLHQAIEAKEGVRVNQESRTYAQISIQNYFRLYNKLGGMTGTAQTSAEEFDKVYKLEVVTIPTNREMIRNDEADLIYKTVEAKHDAIIADIKARHEKGQPVLIGTVSIEKNEELSRRLKRAGISHEMLNAKNNEREGAIIAQAGRLGAVTVATNMAGRGVDIILGGNPPEILEAQKARDAGGLHVIGTERHEARRIDNQLRGRAGRQGDPGSSQFFLSLEDDLMRIFAGDRLKRLMERLSVPDDMPISAGLISRAIGEAQSRVEGFHFDSRKHLLEYDDVLNRQRLTIYRKRQEMLEKHELGIINHDSETPAAPDSLFKIPDSALPTVLAMLDMIWMNHLSDMEALGDAVRLRAYGQHDPLVEYKREGHIMFKQLLATFEEWVSANRERLASSVEGIVEKKIQSPAVIPNAKPYTLNPGQKIGRNDPCPCGAKDASEHPIKYKKCHGK; the protein is encoded by the coding sequence ATGAACTTTTTTGGTTTGTTTAGCCCAATAAAAAAACTCAAAAAAACCGTTGCGGAAATCAACGCGCTGGAAGCGGAGATCGCTCCGCTCGGTGATGAGTTTCTGTTGAATGAAAGCAAAAAACTTCGAGAACGCGCCCGGAAAGGAGAACCCATAGAGGCACTTCTACCCCGCGCGTTCGCGCTTGTGCGCGAAACCGCAAAGCGCGCATTGAAACAGCGCCATTATGACGCGCAGCTCATGGGCGGCATCGCGCTTGCCCAGGGAAAAATTGTTGAGATGCGCACCGGTGAAGGAAAAACTTTGGCCGCAACCGCACCCGCGTATCTGCACGCGCTAAAAGGGGAGGGCGTGCATGTCGTTACCGTCAACGAATACCTCGCAAAACGCGACGCCGTTTGGATGGGACAGATTTATCGTGCGCTCGGAATGAGTGTCGCGTGTCTTATTCACGAAGGCGCCGTGATATACGACCCCACATATTTGCACGCAAAATCCGAAATCCGAAATCCGAAATCCGAAACAAATTCAAATGATCAGAAACACGAACACGCGGAGTCGGCCTTGTTAGATAAAGAACGCGACGTAACCGGCGCGTACTTGGTGCAAGAGGCATATCTCCGGCCGATTTCACGGCGTGAAGCATATGCCGCCGACATTACCTACGGCACCAACCACGAATTCGGTTTTGACTATCTCCGCGATAATCTGGAAAACAACCTTTTGCGGCAGGTGCAGCGCGGCTGGCACTACGCCATTATCGACGAAGTGGACAGCATTTTAATTGACGAGGCGCGCACTCCGCTTATTATTTCCGCGCCCGACAGCGAATCAAGCGAGCTTTACAAAACATTCGCGCGCGTTGTCGCACGCCTCGAAAAAGGCGTGGACTACCTTGTTGACGAGAAAATGCACTCCGCCGACATCACCGATGCCGGCATCGACAAGGTGGAGCAGGTGATGAATATCAAAAATATCTACGCGCCCGAAAACCTCCGCCTCACGCACTACTTGCAAGAAAGCTTAAAAGCGTACGGCCTTTACCTTCGCGACCGTGACTATGTTTCAAAAGACGGAGAAATTATCATCGTTGACCAGTTCACCGGACGGCTCATGCAAGGACGGCGTTTTTCCGGCGGATTGCACCAGGCAATAGAGGCGAAGGAAGGCGTACGCGTGAACCAGGAATCACGCACCTATGCGCAGATTTCCATTCAAAACTATTTCCGTTTGTACAACAAACTCGGCGGCATGACCGGTACCGCACAAACATCCGCCGAAGAATTTGATAAGGTGTATAAACTGGAAGTGGTCACCATTCCGACCAATCGCGAAATGATACGCAATGACGAGGCGGACCTTATTTACAAAACCGTTGAAGCGAAACACGATGCGATTATCGCCGACATCAAAGCGCGCCACGAAAAAGGCCAGCCGGTATTGATCGGCACAGTCTCCATTGAAAAGAACGAGGAGCTCTCACGCCGCCTGAAGCGCGCCGGCATTAGCCACGAAATGCTGAACGCCAAAAATAACGAGCGTGAGGGCGCCATCATCGCGCAAGCGGGACGGCTCGGAGCAGTTACGGTTGCAACAAACATGGCCGGCCGTGGTGTGGACATTATTCTGGGCGGAAACCCGCCGGAGATTTTAGAAGCGCAGAAAGCGCGCGACGCGGGGGGGTTGCACGTCATCGGCACCGAACGGCACGAAGCGCGCCGCATTGATAACCAGCTCCGTGGACGCGCCGGCCGGCAAGGGGACCCGGGCTCCTCACAATTTTTCCTTTCACTGGAAGATGACCTGATGCGCATTTTTGCCGGCGACCGCTTGAAGCGCCTTATGGAACGCCTCAGCGTTCCCGATGATATGCCCATCAGCGCAGGGCTTATCTCCCGAGCCATCGGCGAGGCGCAATCCCGCGTTGAAGGATTTCACTTTGATTCCCGCAAACACTTGCTGGAGTACGACGACGTCCTAAACCGCCAGCGGCTTACTATATATAGGAAGAGGCAGGAGATGCTGGAGAAGCATGAATTAGGAATTATAAATCACGACAGCGAAACGCCCGCGGCTCCTGATTCATTATTCAAAATTCCTGATTCCGCATTGCCAACCGTGTTGGCAATGCTGGACATGATTTGGATGAACCATCTCTCCGACATGGAAGCATTGGGCGACGCCGTGCGTCTCCGTGCCTACGGTCAGCACGACCCACTTGTTGAATACAAACGGGAGGGGCACATTATGTTCAAACAGCTGCTCGCCACGTTTGAGGAGTGGGTGAGTGCGAATAGAGAGCGTTTAGCGTCTAGCGTTGAGGGTATAGTAGAAAAAAAGATTCAGAGCCCTGCAGTTATCCCAAACGCTAAACCCTATACGCTCAACCCTGGTCAGAAAATCGGGAGAAATGACCCGTGCCCGTGCGGAGCGAAGGATGCGAGCGAACATCCTATTAAATATAAGAAGTGTCATGGGAAATAG
- the raiA gene encoding ribosome-associated translation inhibitor RaiA, protein MKINIKATNLDLTPAMIEYINEKIGSLDKFVQRHERNGTSVIAIVEIARTTKHHTKGPVYRAEVNLDATSKNIARAEHEDWDIRVAVTEVKDKLKNILSKQK, encoded by the coding sequence ATGAAAATAAACATCAAAGCAACCAACCTTGACCTCACGCCCGCGATGATCGAGTACATCAACGAAAAAATCGGGTCGCTTGATAAGTTCGTGCAACGGCACGAGCGCAACGGCACGAGCGTGATTGCGATTGTTGAAATCGCGCGCACCACAAAACATCACACGAAGGGCCCGGTGTATCGCGCGGAGGTGAATCTGGACGCGACGAGTAAAAACATCGCGCGCGCCGAGCATGAAGATTGGGACATCCGTGTCGCGGTCACCGAAGTAAAGGATAAGTTGAAAAATATACTTTCTAAACAGAAATAA
- the murB gene encoding UDP-N-acetylmuramate dehydrogenase: MFRHDVKLSLYSNYKIGGIARYFCEPASADEIIAALKEWRKIKRKKRDIFILGGGTNLLINDGGFDGLVIKPAVGHISADETKIRVGAGVLMRELVDFAAIHGLAGLEWAGGLPGTVGGAIRGNAGAFGGETKDAVFEVASLNIAKKEPRLMNRMANECAFGYRNSIFKINDGEEIILEATLQMKTGDPAVIARTVAEKIRYREERHPMDYPNIGSIFKNVPVTQIYAERTRNYAEALRKSAFSLRGSAIPVKNDPFPVVPAAYLIAASGVKGVSYGGAMISPKHPNFIVNVLDASASDVKSLIKLVKSQVKKKFGIVLEEEVIYV; this comes from the coding sequence ATGTTCCGTCACGACGTAAAATTAAGCCTCTATAGTAATTACAAAATCGGCGGCATCGCGCGGTACTTTTGTGAACCGGCATCGGCCGATGAAATTATTGCCGCGCTCAAAGAATGGAGAAAAATCAAGAGAAAAAAACGCGACATTTTTATCCTCGGTGGGGGAACAAACCTGCTCATCAATGACGGAGGATTCGATGGCTTGGTCATCAAGCCCGCCGTTGGGCACATCTCCGCCGATGAAACAAAAATCCGTGTCGGCGCGGGTGTCCTCATGCGCGAACTTGTAGACTTCGCTGCCATCCACGGACTCGCCGGGTTGGAGTGGGCGGGCGGGCTTCCCGGCACCGTTGGCGGCGCCATCCGAGGAAACGCCGGCGCATTTGGCGGGGAAACAAAAGATGCGGTGTTTGAAGTCGCGAGTTTGAACATTGCAAAAAAAGAACCGCGCCTCATGAACCGCATGGCAAATGAATGTGCCTTTGGCTACCGCAACAGCATCTTCAAAATTAACGACGGCGAAGAAATAATTTTGGAAGCAACGCTGCAAATGAAGACGGGGGACCCGGCTGTCATCGCAAGGACAGTTGCCGAAAAAATCCGCTACCGCGAAGAGCGGCATCCGATGGATTATCCGAACATCGGCAGTATATTCAAAAATGTCCCAGTGACGCAGATTTACGCGGAACGCACGCGGAACTACGCGGAAGCTCTGCGTAAGTCAGCGTTTAGTCTGCGTGGGTCGGCGATTCCAGTAAAGAATGATCCGTTTCCTGTAGTACCTGCCGCGTATCTCATTGCAGCCAGCGGCGTCAAAGGCGTAAGCTATGGCGGCGCGATGATTTCACCCAAACATCCGAACTTTATCGTGAACGTGCTGGACGCTTCGGCAAGCGATGTGAAGTCGCTGATTAAACTTGTAAAGTCGCAAGTAAAGAAAAAATTTGGTATAGTTCTTGAGGAAGAAGTCATTTACGTATAG
- a CDS encoding YraN family protein: MTSTKTIGDLGEELAVEHLVKSGCKIIARNYRQKFGEIDIVAKAKDGLLLFIEVKTLLTGGGAALKPEDNMTSAKVKKFKKIAEFYALKYPEQVGERGWRADVAAVQLFPEYLTELGNNFLINYYENIF; this comes from the coding sequence ATGACATCAACCAAAACCATCGGTGATCTCGGCGAGGAGCTTGCCGTAGAGCACCTCGTAAAAAGTGGCTGCAAAATCATCGCAAGAAACTACCGGCAAAAATTCGGTGAAATCGACATCGTTGCAAAGGCGAAAGATGGGTTGCTTCTATTTATAGAGGTAAAGACCTTGCTTACTGGCGGGGGAGCCGCGTTAAAGCCGGAGGACAATATGACCTCGGCGAAGGTAAAGAAGTTCAAAAAGATCGCGGAATTCTACGCATTAAAGTACCCGGAGCAAGTAGGGGAGAGGGGATGGAGGGCGGACGTCGCCGCTGTTCAGCTTTTTCCGGAGTACTTGACAGAGTTGGGAAATAATTTTCTAATAAATTATTACGAGAATATTTTCTAG